Proteins from one Hyperolius riggenbachi isolate aHypRig1 chromosome 2, aHypRig1.pri, whole genome shotgun sequence genomic window:
- the LRRC32 gene encoding transforming growth factor beta activator LRRC32, with protein MLHYLILLLAVVVKRGCSSHRPLDNWPCMIKMGEASCQNKSLHRVHLELPLSIRTLNLSNNNLKNITKDPLSLYSFLEVLDLSKNKISFIEHNTFKSMVHLKEINLSDNNLDRFNSYNATDIGLLPNVEKLDLSRNSLYTDMTGYFLQDAPLLRYLSLAENSITMISAETFSGTPLLSEVDLRNNIIMDIEAGSFDRLLHLRKINLVMNSITCISEFNLSQLESLNLSKNSIQTFHTSESEEEYSLKYVDLSDNKLIHFPILPSINNLISLNLSMNLISFDKSSYDELAWLDEERLSNATMVNLLNLTYLDLSYNNIQSIPEEFFGAVPMLKFLNLSHNCFEYFSLGPTTTMKLLEELDLSSNSIKNISLAENSLPALKRLHLQNNQLKFVDSNVFQKLPSVVFVNLQSNNVDLCGVSWETPVQIIETDRCVSFVNIPTLQHLILRDTMLESIPDYTFYGTALTILDISMNLHVNIGKNALKGLEVSLKVLHIEDNALLRLNVDLPLLTQLRYLNLSGNQLTWLPSWNKNCHLETLDLSNNSFSSLKDSNIPVLENTLKTLSLNGNPLSCCENSWIIHMVRRNTVTVTALDSTTCQNTNGHKQEIMLAQNRSDSCEKDDLTNMNTVIILTVVVALVVTVVGVSSLVCYCRQKLKQQFKA; from the coding sequence ATAAAGATGGGAGAAGCATCATGTCAGAACAAATCTCTGCATCGGGTTCACCTGGAGCTTCCCCTGAGCATCCGAACCCTCAACCTTTCAAATAACAACTTGAAGAACATCACCAAGGACCCTTTGTCTTTGTACTCCTTCTTGGAGGTTCTTGATCTGAGCAAAAATAAAATCAGTTTTATTGAACACAACACCTTCAAGAGCATGGTCCACCTGAAGGAAATTAATTTGTCTGACAATAATCTAGACAGGTTTAATTCCTATAACGCAACAGACATAGGACTTTTGCCCAATGTGGAAAAGTTGGACCTCTCAAGAAACAGTCTGTACACAGATATGACCGGATATTTTTTACAGGATGCTCCCCTTCTTCGTTATCTGTCTTTAGCAGAAAATAGCATCACTATGATTTCGGCAGAAACTTTTTCGGGAACCCCTCTTTTGTCAGAGGTAGACCTTCGTAATAATATTATCATGGACATCGAGGCAGGCTCCTTTGACCGCCTTTTGCATCTCAGGAAAATAAATCTTGTCATGAATTCCATCACCTGTATATCAGAATTTAACCTGAGCCAGCTGGAAAGTCTTAACCTCAGCAAAAATAGTATTCAGACATTCCATACCTCAGAGTCGGAGGAGGAATATAGTCTCAAATATGTTGACCTTAGCGACAACAAACTTATACATTTTCCTATTTTGCCATCTATCAACAACCTCATTTCCCTAAATTTATCCATGAATCTTATAAGTTTTGATAAATCATCTTACGACGAGCTTGCTTGGTTAGACGAGGAGAGATTAAGTAACGCAACTATGGTTAATCTTCTCAATTTGACCTATTTAGATTTAAGTTACAATAACATCCAATCCATCCCAGAAGAATTCTTTGGTGCTGTGCCCATGCTTAAATTCCTAAACCTGAGCCACAACTGCTTTGAATATTTTTCCTTGGGACCAACAACGACCATGAAACTTTTGGAAGAGCTTGACCTGAGTAGCAACTCCATTAAGAATATATCGCTGGCTGAAAACTCTCTACCTGCTTTAAAAAGACTTCATTTGCAAAATAACCAACTGAAGTTTGTGGACTCTAATGTCTTTCAAAAACTTCCGAGTGTTGTCTTCGTTAATCTGCAAAGTAACAATGTCGATCTGTGTGGGGTAAGCTGGGAAACGCCCGTGCAGATTATAGAGACAGACAGATGTGTATCCTTTGTCAACATTCCGACTTTACAACATTTAATTCTCCGAGACACCATGCTGGAatctataccagattatacgttttATGGCACAGCATTGACTATTCTAGATATCTCTATGAACCTTCATGTCAACATAGGGAAAAACGCTCTGAAAGGGTTAGAAGTTTCACTGAAGGTTCTGCATATAGAAGACAATGCTCTCCTTCGCTTGAATGTTGACCTTCCACTTTTAACCCAACTCAGATATTTGAATTTATCAGGGAATCAGTTAACATGGTTACCTTCCTGGAATAAAAACTGCCACTTAGAGACTCTTGATCTAAGCAACAACAGTTTCAGCAGTTTGAAGGACAGCAATATCCCAGTGCTAGAAAACACGTTAAAAACTCTTTCTTTGAATGGGAATCCGCTAAGTTGCTGTGAGAACTCTTGGATCATCCACATGGTCAGAAGAAATACGGTGACTGTTACAGCGTTGGATTCCACCACGTGCCAGAACACTAATGGCCACAAACAAGAAATAATGTTAGCTCAAAACAGGTCAGACAGTTGCGAAAAAGATGACTTAACGAACATGAACACTGTGATCATTTTAACAGTAGTGGTGGCTTTGGTAGTCACGGTTGTGGGTGTTTCTTCATTGGTTTGTTATTGTAGGCAAAAACTCAAACAACAATTTAAAGCTTAG